In the genome of Saprospira sp. CCB-QB6, one region contains:
- a CDS encoding C40 family peptidase has product MRGIQYLNDSSGRRIKAVIDLKKYGKEFEAFVKSLEAAENSNNNSNSGMSSPFGSNPVAGDNIAYMGSSASKQVKVNALIAKAQSFYGTPYRTGGTTASGMDCSGLTQTVFKTIGVQIPRVSRDQARTGQAVKFDDAQAGDLIFFATGTPNRINHVGVVSSNVNGEVKFIHASSSRGVMEASMNNNYWRKVYMGLRRVL; this is encoded by the coding sequence ATGCGTGGTATTCAATATCTCAATGATAGCAGTGGCCGAAGAATAAAGGCCGTGATCGACCTCAAAAAGTACGGAAAAGAGTTTGAGGCTTTCGTGAAAAGTTTAGAAGCTGCAGAAAATAGCAATAATAATAGCAACTCAGGAATGAGTAGCCCCTTTGGCAGCAATCCTGTTGCTGGAGATAATATTGCCTATATGGGCAGTTCGGCTAGTAAGCAAGTCAAAGTAAATGCCCTGATCGCCAAAGCCCAAAGCTTTTATGGTACGCCCTACCGCACGGGAGGAACTACGGCTAGTGGGATGGATTGTTCGGGCCTGACCCAAACGGTGTTTAAAACCATTGGGGTCCAAATTCCAAGAGTATCCAGAGATCAAGCTCGCACTGGCCAAGCTGTGAAGTTTGATGATGCCCAAGCTGGGGATCTCATCTTTTTTGCTACGGGTACCCCCAACCGCATCAATCATGTAGGGGTGGTTTCTTCTAATGTCAATGGAGAAGTGAAATTTATTCACGCTTCTTCTAGCCGTGGCGTAATGGAAGCTTCAATGAATAATAATTATTGGCGAAAAGTCTATATGGGTTTGCGCAGAGTACTTTAA